The following nucleotide sequence is from Hirundo rustica isolate bHirRus1 chromosome 7, bHirRus1.pri.v3, whole genome shotgun sequence.
GGAGGTTGGCAGCAACTTATATCCTGGAGAAAAAATAACAAGGAGTACTTAAACTGTCTTAAAATTGCCTGAAAcaataatctgatttttaaaaaccctctCAAACTGAAGGAGGCAGTGGGACCCAAGCCCTGGTGGCAGATGAATGATCACACCTGGCATATACAAGCTCATAATCAAGTGCTTGGAGTTCAGAGAGTGTcgtttttctcttctctctcttgaTCAGCTCAACTACATTTTATAAAGCCAGGATCCAACTGGCTGAAGAGACAGAATAAGGACATGGAGTTCAGCTCAGCTGTCTGGTGATGACGGAGAGCAGCAGCCTCTTCTGATTACAGACTCATGCAGAGGTGAAACCGCTCCCTTAGAGCTGGTACAAGATAAGGgactttaaaaattcaaataaccCTTCAGACGAGTCAGGTCTCCTGAAGAGTACAAGTGccaaagaggaaagagaattGGGAGTGACTGCATCTCTGAGAGCAACATATCCATGGCACAGTAGAGAGTAGCTAAGGTCAGCTAAACGGATGGGAAGGGGAAAGTTAATTTGCCAAATGGTTGGAAAACTGGAAAGAGaatcaaactgaaaaagatGGAGACATTCCAGGAAGTTATTCTGTTAAGGACATAAATAGGGTGTTATCAACAAGCTCAAAGTGAACAAAAGCAGCTTTAGCAGCAAGAAGATGGCAGTGAAAAGAGGGACAAGTTAACTGCTCCACTGTCACTATAAAAGCAACACCTCACCCAGATGCCCCATGTCTGCCTTCATTTAAATGAGGTCTGCTTACTTCAGCACCACGGTGTTTGCATGTCATTATTTTTACACATATTAGAGAAATTTGACAATGAGTGTGTGATGCCCATTTCTTGCTTTGCTTATCATGAGGTTTGCTAGTTGAAGCTCAGGGCAGAAATATGCCTGTTTAAAGCAATGAGGCAGCAGAGATGCATGTGTGGGTTGCAGAATGTTATCCAAGGTCatctccctggggctgctgatTCAACCCATGTAGGAGAGAGGAAAGTTTAGTGTTAAAGTTGCAAGGggagctacagagctgtaaatgAGAAATCGTTAGACTACACATACTTATGTGTTGACAGCAGATTATCTGTGACTGTGACAGAGCAATTACAACCTCCAAAACTACTATTTTAGCAGGGCTGACATTAAAGCAGATGAGAAGAGGTAGTCTGCAGGTAGGTCAGGGCATTCTGTCAGTAGATGGATACTGGTAGCAGGGGATCTTAGCCATATACAAGTGGTGTGCAAGAAAAATGTATCATAAAGGTGATCTAGGAAGAGAAAATAGAGGCTGGTACAgtcaaagaaaggaagaaagaaagaaagaaagaaagaaagaaagaaaggaagaaaggaagaaaggaagaaaggaagaaaggaagaaaggaagaaagaaagaaagaaagaaagaaagaaagaaagaaagaaagaaagaaagaaagaaagaaagaaagaaagaaagaaagaaagaaagacactTATTTGATGCTTGGAGAACCCTGTTTTGAGAGTCAGAGTACAATGCCTGGAGTATGCAACCTGAGAAGGGAAGTTGttagcatttatttttgcctGCTGTCACATCTTTTGCAGCGCAACTAGTTCATCAAAAGTCAAAGTGACAGCAAGGCAGAAGATTTGCTGTGCCTATAAGACAGGTCAAACCATCACAAATGAAATTTTTTGAATAAACAGTTTCAACCCTTTTTCTGAGCAAGTGGAAGGAAAGCACTGATACCTAGCTGCCTAtaaggagagctggagaagcaggcaggcaggcacaCGTGCACACACTCACTCTGGCACACAAGTAGGTGGAATGTGGAGGCCAAGACTCAGATCTGCCTTGGGGAAGCTGAACAAAGATACTGTGGATACTCACCGCGAATCTTGTTActtgatgtttatttttaatgctaagATTCAACCACATGCTGCTGTAAGAGGATTGTTCTGTCAATTTTAGTGGCCCTCACAGGCTCTTAAATTAAGTTCCAGGCACCATTATGCTGTAGCTTAGCTCACcatgagcagggagctgctgactCTCCccaagggctgggagctgggaactcCCTCCGTAGATAAACCCAGCTGCTGTGAACATTCCCTCTGTCAGCAGAGGTGTCACCCAGCGATACATCCTTCGCCTCCTCTTACAGGGTTAATGATCATCCGGGGAGGCAAAGATTACCAGGGTGCTACAGAGCGCTACAAGTGATCCATTGCCCAGACAAACTGTTCGCTTAGGACTGCAGCTCACCAAAACATTGTCCAGCAAACACTACGCAATGCTGGGAGTGTTGCTCAAGCGCCTCATTTTCCCTATAGTGCTTCAAATGCCTGTCCTCCGCAGGCATGACACATTTCTGTGGAGCATTAACATAATATGAATTATTTTACTAAACTCGCAACAAATTGTTTACAGCTGTTAGCAAAGTAGCGCTCTTGGCTTGGACAACCAGCTGGAAAACATGAGTAACTTGTCGCAGCTGCCCCACCTATCCTTACTGATTTTTGAGAAGAAGAGGCAGCACTGCTGGTACTGCCACACCGCACTACCGAAACTCAGAGAGGCTTCTTGCTTCGGTCGAACCCGGAGTAACTCAAATCCGGCGGTGTTTGGCAGCACTGCTTTGCTGTAGCCACcagagagagctgctgctcaaCTTTTGAACAAAGCTtgggcagctcctggtgctgctcccaggagcagcgGTTCTGTCACCGTGTCACGCACCGGCGCAGCTGGGATCCCCACCTTCCCTGGGAATGAGCGGTGTGACGCTGTGGCTGGCTCTAATGCTCACATAATGTCTGTTTCAGCAGGGCAAGGGACAAACAGAGAGAACTGTGTTTAAATAAACACCCCCAAGTTTGAAGGTGTCCCCGCATTAGTCATCATTCCAAATGCAGAGTGGAAATCCACCTTCCAAGACCAGGGTCTGGATCCTTCCCGCAGTAAAGAACAAGCCTCTCCTCTTTGCTGCAGCGAGAGCTTCTATGGGTAGTCATGCTTGACAGTCAGTTCAGATTTGTGCATGAAAATCAAGTGCTTAAGCATGGAGTTTGTAATATTTCTGATGGTTATATCTAGTGTTATCAGGGGAGTGACCCTGCTAATACAAAAGCCACAGAGCAGATATTAAAACCAGCTTGAATTTTAAAGTTGGATACAGATTTACAGCTCAGCTAAAGCTTATTACACTGCTATTGACTTCACCGGAATAGTATCTGTTGCTTACGAAGTCAGACAGACTTATTAATACgttaacatttttaatagaGGGTAAAATGGATCAAAACCTGGCTGACAGCCATTCAAGTTTACCAGTAATGCAAGTGTTTCTTTTTGGCAATGAAATGCTACCgagcagcagctcagaagcCTTACATTTTATTATCCCTGTTCTTTCCCACTGATTCCTGTCAGTGAACCTTTCAGAGGCTGGCCAGATTTTGATGGTTATGATGCTTTCAGATGTTCAGGGTAGCAAATAGTTTCCAGCTGACGTTCATCCTTGCTGATTTAATTCAATAAGGCGACCAGCAAATACAGCTAATGTTCCTATAAAACAAACTAGCATAAATATGCCAAGGAGGAGATGATCAAGCACCATTGCAACAAACTTCCATTCTTCTGCAGCCtgggaaagaaacaaaggagaTAGTAaaatctctgcagagccctgttTGTTACAGCATTCGTGTAGTTTACTGTCTTGAACAAGGGGAAGGCTTTTCTATAAATGCCATTATTGCTACGCAAAAAATGCTCATTTTGTTCTCAAGAGCAGGTTAGTGGTTAAGGAAGCCTAAGCAACCTAGAAGTACAAATTTCAACAGTAATTAACCAGAAACACTGGCGATTTGctgaacaaattaattttaaaaatatgttgaaaaGCCTAATTTTTAGGCCAATTATTGGTTCTGAGAGTTTAAAATGTTGAAAGCAAAATGCTTAGTTTGACCCAACTGACTTTgtttttccattgcttttttgttttcatgggtTATCTAGGCAGTTCCTATTAATTTAACCCTAATCCCTGCTTTCCATACACCCTAATACCTCATAAAACCTTCTTGATAGCTCCATTagtctttttttccagttgtggGACACCATGAACCGCTTGTCCTGTACCTTTTCACTGGATGCTTTTGGTTGGAACCCAGCATAGAAAGAACATGCGGAGTGCAAGGCACCAAGCACAGCAGGGCTCATGATTTCCACCCTGTAACTCTGCCTTAAGGAGTGACATGTGCTGACCTAAAGCACCTTCTGCTTGTGCCTTGGTTCTCCCACAAGTAGAAGAGGCTGTTGGAATTTATCTGGAGGACACACTGAAAATGCATACTGTTTTGAGGTGGTTCAGAAGTGAATGCAATGGAGTGGCAGCCTTCAGAAGCCACAACCTTCAGTTTATTTAGGGAACCTGACTTTTGAAAGCCTCTGGAAGTGATATATCAATAGTGCCCAGATGACACAAACAGCTGGGCTCCACTTCCGAAGGCGGCATTTGCTGGTAACCTGAAGAGCCTCCTTGTAAGCCAAGGAGGAAGTGAAGCCCAGAGATGTTGAAGCCACGCCAGCCCTGCTGAAGACAACAATTTGTCTGCAGAGAGGCAAAGGAGTCACGGGGAACATGAGACTACAGCCAGAGCCATTTCACATGCTCCAGGAATTTGGTCACAGGAACAAGCACCATGGTGTGAATGCTGTCGGGAAGGAGGCACCTCCTTTTCAAGAgcatcaaattattttctcagagaACTCCATCTTCAGACAAGCCTGCAGCTCAACAGGAGAGGTCTATGACCACTTAGGAAAGTGAAATACCACTGCAAAAGCTGTGTGAGCCAcgaaagctgaaataaaagacGGGTTAATTGTACTGAATGTGCTAGAGGGAGGCAGGGCTAGGTTTTCCTAGGGATCACTGCCATGTGTGACTCTATATGCTTTTATCCTTCCTTTGGCTTGCAATGTGGAAAAAGTCAGTAATCAGAGTAGTTCATGACATACTACATTTGGAGGGACTACTTGTAATATtcaagaataaaacaaaatcttatCAAAATTGGAAATGTAATTTGTAAGTTACGTTTAACACTTTTCAGAGAACACTACTAGTCTTTTGGAGTTTGTCTTGCTTCCTGGGTTTTCAAAAGCAGTAGGATCTTACTTACCACAGGGGCAAGATGCCTGAGTGGGAGacagaagaaatgtgttttggAACTTGCTTACAGTTCTTGAAACTGTTCTTTTTCCTAACAGACACTCCATCTCTATGACTTCCCATATTGCATAAGAAAACCTTAGCACTGacacttttcccttttctattATTCTAGGAAACCAATATTCAATTAACATCTGTTGCTCCTTGTTGACTCCATTAAGGGGAGAAGACTGTCCACTGCTGGAGCCAAAACAGGGCTTGGAGTGTTTTTGTAAGTCAGGGATATTTTGCCAAAAAAGTAAGATGTAGCAACTCGAAAGCTAGAAATGAATCATGCACAAAAAAGTGCCTTACATTACTGGCTTCTTGGTCCGATTTCATAGTTTCTGCAATGTATTTGATTCCCTCTATAGCGTTTTTCACATCTGGATTTTTGGTAAGCGGGGAGTAGAAGTTGACAGGCACAGAACCTGACTTCCcagaaatgtcagaaatatCAATAtcttctgcaaaaatatttttgtcttgtttgtCTCTTGATGGTCGTTTCATTGTAGAGAAAAACATGACGTTTGGGATGGTGTCAATAAAGATCTGAAAACAAAGGGAGAAGATGACAGTTGCTGATCTGTGGGGCTGTGttacagctgcagctgtgtgctGAACGAAGACAAGACTCTCTCCTCCCAGATCGCTTCCCGTGCTGGGTCTGCTACCAATTCCCTCTCCGACTATGTCACAGCCCACGCCTTAGTTACACTGAGGCTTGTGTCAGCCTCGTGTCCCGGGGCAGAGGGAGTCACCCCCAGGCCTGCAACAAGTTTTCTGAAAGCCGTGTCCCCGGCTGTACACCCGACATCCGCACGTGCACACGTGGAGCAGGGAGCGATGCCATGGGACAGATCCTCAGCTAGCATGAGCTGACAGAGCTCTGGCTATCTCATCTAACTTGAAATGTATTGCCTACAAATCTGACTTGAAGAATGGACTACAAAGAAACTCCTTTGGCTACTTTGGTTTGATTGCCTTATTATGAATGTTTGCCACACAGGCATATAAGGTTTACAGTAAATTCCTTTGGAGTGACAGAGACTTGCTGCCAGAGAAATGTTAAGCACATGCAGCATTTCCTGATGAAATTTCCCTTCTGCAGGGATTGTTTGTGCTGTAGAGGGAATCCAATATAAGCTATAACCTTAAAAGTATAActagaaatacacagaaaaatctcctttcatGTCATGGTTTAGCATGAACCCAGGCAGGCTTCAAAACAGCAAGGATTACTAAATAAATCAGATGAtctttgatactgtctccctGGCAAAGAACTTGTAATGACAGGCAACCAATTTTTTCTACAACTTATGGTTACCATTTAGACTCCTGTGCAAGGATCTTCTTTACtcccaagggctgcagagcAACCGTATACTGGAAAAGTACAGAGAAGATTTTTTAGCTTTTGCTAAACCATCTTTTGTGAAACGGGACACTGAACTCAGGTATTCCCAGTGGCCTTTGTGCTCTGCACTCGTGCAGCCTGGTGGACTTGGTCACCGGCAGGGAGCAGTCCCTTGCAATCAGATGGAGAATTAGACCAGGATACATAATTCGAGTCCAGATcgacattttcttttccctgctccctaCCTTTAGCTGCTCATATTTTGTCTCATCTGTTCCCTGCAAGACTCTACCCTGCAAGACTCTACTACTCTACAGTGGACAATTTTGTTACCTAAAGGAGCAGTTTAGCAATCTTGCCGACTTTATACGCAGCTAGAGTAGTAAACACTGGCTCTTGTGCCTAGAGACCTTTAACGTGATGCATTTACTTCCCCAATTGTTTTTGACTTTTATTAGAAAACCTGCCAATAAAATATGGAGCATTTGGTGGAAAGCAGCAAGTGTGCTAAGCCAGAGAGAGCTCACCTTCCTGACCCAGTGGGGCATGGTGTGCGTGCTGGGGGAGCGGTGGTGGGTGTTGATGACGATGACGGTGATGATGATCGAGGCGATGACAAACACCATGGTAAACAGCATGTACTTGCCGATCAGAGGCACTGCGCTGGACGTGGAGGGAATCAGCTCCACGATGACCAGCAGGAACACAGTCAAAGACAGCAGGACTGAGATGCTGAGAGTCATTTTCTCacctgtcattaaaaaaaataaataaatctatatctatatctatatatatatatcattaCTGCTCCTATCATTCAGTACAGAGAGCATTTATTTGGGAAGCAGGATGTCAGTGAGAGCTGTTCACACAATCACCTGTGTGCATTGGCAGTGTTATCATTTCTGCCAGCATCCAAAGCTGTAAGTAGGCTGGGCAAACCTGAGAGCTTAACAGCGTCAGTTCCAGCACTAAGGTGGGAATTACCAAAATGACTGGACTGAGGTGTGGGTAGTGGATATTTTTACTTGCTAGGAGCATTTCCTGGGCTCTGCATTTTGAACAATGCAGCGTATGCACCTGGTTAGTGCTTGCTCCACAGCCTCCTGTGGGTTTTCTTCCCCTACTCTCTGTCTCTGGGCTGAGGGAGCAGACTGAAATCACATCTGACATAAGGTCAGCTGTTATGCGAGATCTCCTCACATGTGGAGGATGTAAAAAATGAATTATAAAACATtattcacactttttttttttaattcagttcaACTTTGTAGAAAGTTttccactcaaaaaaaaaaaaaaatgcatcaatGATTTATTTCATAAGAAGGGGCTTACACTGAAATTAAGTGGTATAAAAAGCtgacaaaagacaaaaagaatgAAGCAGAGGAAATGGTTGCAGTGAGCATGAGTGGCTCAGCAGAGACAAAGGAGGCCAGAACAGGTCAGGATTACTCTGTCACACGAGGTGATGTGTGTGAGAGCAGGTAACAAGCTCTCTGCTCTGACACGATGCAGAAGGGCCTCTGTCATCCCTATGTGCTCATTTACTGCAGGATGTACTAACACACTGACTACCTGTGgcaaaacataaaaattatcCAGCTAAGTCTTTAGTTTGCAGAAGTTAACTGGATAGTCAGCAATTTCTGTGGGAAAGCACCCAAATTTTTCTATATCAACAGTTTCAGTTTTCAGCAATTATACTTTCTTTGCAGAATATTTAAAGCCACTACTTTCAGTGGAAATGCTCAGTTTTAGTATGCATTGGCCTTCAAGTTGGCTGATGATTTCAAATACTGGGAATTTCTTAGGAACTTCTTAGAAGAGCAATTTCTATGGAAGTAGAAAGAATAAATTTACATACCTGAATCTGTGGGTAAGTAAAAAACTAACCCTGTTaaaaaggagaagagcaggCAGGGGATGATGACGTTCACGATGAAGTAGAGAGGCAAGCGCTGCATGAGGAAGTGGTAGGTGATGTCCAGGTAAGGGGTGTCAGGGCAGCAAGCGTAGTAAACCCAATGCTTCCAGCCACGGTAATCCTTCATCACCCACTCCCCACTCTCCATGAAGTTACTCAGATCTGGACGATCACTCTCCTGACagcaaaacacccaaacaaattCTTAATACCAGGTATTCTGAACCAAAGCAAACCTTGGCAGGTTTGGCTCAGGAACAGGATTCCAAAAAACTCATGCActttgtggggctttttttgtgaGTAAACAGCTCTTGACAATGTTATTTTGCCTTAGAATATCAGCCTCTACACAGCATTCAACTACATATTTTACAGAAACAGTCAAGGACAGTagactgaaaaaatattacagataGGAGACATAcctgaggggacagggaaaaAGTCCTTGGCAATGGAAAGTCATGAGCAAAGAAAATGTACCCCctcaaaaaaagccccaaacccaagaaaacaaacagaagcagaaCAGGCAGCACCATAAAAAGTGGTGCAAATCTGTCAGAGGACAGACAGGAGACTGTTAAGGCACAGGGATAATCTGTATGCAGAATTTAGGAGCCAAACCAGGAAATCTTGTGCTAGATCTacaaatgagaatttttttattttgcaggtaGGCCTTGCTTGTTTTTCCAGTCAAAACTAGGTCATATTCCACTCTAaatctgagatttaaaaaaaaaaaaatatacaggtCTCTGGTACTTTTCCCAATTACAAGCTCCTTGCTTACCGGGTTAATAACAACCACTGTACCATCATATGTCCAAGTTCCCAACTTCATGCTGCAGTTCTGCTGGTCAAATGGGAAGTGTGTGACTATAATTTCACAGTAACTCTTAAAAATAGCTGGTGGTGTCCAGGTGATCCGACCTGTGTGCTCCAGAAGGACTTTGGTGTATTTGACAATGGCAAAATCACCATCTGCACTGTAGAAGGAACAAGGACATTAAAAGCAATATGGGCAGCATAATCAACACAGTCACAAAAGGATTCTCTGGCTGTGGGTCAGAGGACTCCCCAGTGcctgctcctggagaagctTACTCTGAGGAATTGTACCTGCTGGAGATGTCATGGGAAAACTGTCCCAGCAGAGTGGTGCTACAAGGCAgatcccttcctccctcctccccccttGGCAGCTGGCACCCCTTACTTGTTGTAAAGAACGAGATCTGGACGCCAGATATCATCTGAGGGGATGCGGATTTTTTTTACGCCACCGTAGTCATCTGGATTCCATCGGAGGTTGACATCTGTCCATTGCTGAAGAGGGAAGATTTCAGCCCCTGAGAGCCTCTCCCAACACTGAGGTTAGGTTGAGTACTTCCCAGAAAGCTCCTCCCTTGCTTTGGGACATGCAGGTAAGCATAAACATATGGGAGTAGGGCCCCCAGCTCATTTTATACATTAACTTAAATATTGGTTTAAGaaggttatttaaaaaaaccaagcaaaataccccaaaataaaataatacaaagatAAATATATCAGAAGCCTACTGTTTGAAATACAACCCCAAATGCTTTTCTTAGGACTCTTAGCATCTGGAGCAGTTTATTCTTAAGATCTCAGTAAGAAGGAATGCTCTGCTATCTGATCCACCTGTCCAAGTTGACCCCAAAAGTATGACAGTGTAGTTAATTCCTGACTGTGTCCAGTGCATTCATTTGAATTCAATGAAATGGTTAAGAATATTTAGCGTTACCTGTTTCAGGCGTACATTGGTTGTCACAATCTGATTTACTTCATccttaaagaaaaggaaaaaaaaaaaaaaatagaaggcaGCATCAGCAAGCATCAGGATTAAAGGATAAAAATTGTTTCCTTAGAAAAACAACCCCATTTGGCACAATCACATGAGCCAGTGGCTCAACGTTACTGGCATTCATACCGTACCACGCTAATAAGCTGGATGAGCTGCAGCCCCACGGTGACGACGACGGCATCCCGATGGTCCTCCACAGGGCGCACCACCTTGTTGTAGTTACTGAACAAGTCCTCCACCAGGCGAGTCTCATCTTCATAGCAcaggcccagcccagctgcagaacagcaggGGTGGCACCAGTCAGAAGGGGCAGGGAACAGGCTACAGCACCGTCAGTCGGAGGCTGGCATGGAGGAAATGCTGCCAGGCAAGCTCTGCTGGTGTGGGGATAGCACCGAGTCCTTCCTGTGACACTGGCCTCCAACCAGCAGATGAGCAAATCCAAACAGGCAGGATTGTGAGCTTCAGACTGAACATCAGGAGTCTGCCAGCCTGAAACTGTGCTAATGTGCACTACTTATGGGCAGTTAAGCACAGAAGATATCGAGTCTCAGGGACTTCTAATGTTGCCTTTTCCACCTTCAATTCCACAGACTTCCTGTGACAGTGGCATTAAAGGAGCAGGCCAAGCACACCAGTCATTGAGAAGGCATCACAACCCAGGCTCCTTGCATCCGCAATCTAAGCAGAGCAAGAGCTCCTCTCTACGAGCGTTGCTCAGGTTGTGCAGGTgctgagagaaggaaaacactCAAGGCCAAAGagccttgaaagaaaaatttcacaAGTGAAAATGGCGGGGAGCAACCCTGTTCCAGTGGAGCCCTCGCAGAGCCTGTGCATGGCACTGCATTGCCGAGAAGCAAGGGCGCTGGAAAACAGATGGGCCCTGTTTCCAGAGAGCCTGGGGCAGAAGAAGCAGGTGCAGATTGTAGCTGCTTCAGTGTTACAGGGGAGGAAAGCAAACGGAAGGGATGCTTGGGGACGTTTTTGTATGTATCCCCTCTTAAAGGTAGTGAGAGGGAACAGAACCGTTGAGCCTCGCTGCAAGCATTTTTGGCAGATTGCATCCTTGTCTCCCCCTCTCTCTTGAATCCTGGGCCACAGAAGTCAACAAGAATTTTGCTGCAGACTCCAACCTAAGCTAGGATTTCCCATGGTTTCCTAACTGACTTTTTATCAACTCCTTTTATATAGCTGAGCTGAGATT
It contains:
- the CHRNA1 gene encoding acetylcholine receptor subunit alpha isoform X3, with the protein product MMKVHVILLLIFTAGLGLCYEDETRLVEDLFSNYNKVVRPVEDHRDAVVVTVGLQLIQLISVDEVNQIVTTNVRLKQQWTDVNLRWNPDDYGGVKKIRIPSDDIWRPDLVLYNNADGDFAIVKYTKVLLEHTGRITWTPPAIFKSYCEIIVTHFPFDQQNCSMKLGTWTYDGTVVVINPESDRPDLSNFMESGEWVMKDYRGWKHWVYYACCPDTPYLDITYHFLMQRLPLYFIVNVIIPCLLFSFLTGLVFYLPTDSGEKMTLSISVLLSLTVFLLVIVELIPSTSSAVPLIGKYMLFTMVFVIASIIITVIVINTHHRSPSTHTMPHWVRKIFIDTIPNVMFFSTMKRPSRDKQDKNIFAEDIDISDISGKSGSVPVNFYSPLTKNPDVKNAIEGIKYIAETMKSDQEASNAAEEWKFVAMVLDHLLLGIFMLVCFIGTLAVFAGRLIELNQQG
- the CHRNA1 gene encoding acetylcholine receptor subunit alpha isoform X1, producing MGTGINWGESAVALPCAGSSPHPAVAIWWPRSRAAGLPAGNVCHDGNQGNLGANAWQTHRYRSQFALWMFLSLLPGPLPSLLKPDDLNCKEHSQIYSGKGVPAIVLKGFSPSRVCGTGALHIHQHERACVPRAACPTAGLGLCYEDETRLVEDLFSNYNKVVRPVEDHRDAVVVTVGLQLIQLISVDEVNQIVTTNVRLKQQWTDVNLRWNPDDYGGVKKIRIPSDDIWRPDLVLYNNADGDFAIVKYTKVLLEHTGRITWTPPAIFKSYCEIIVTHFPFDQQNCSMKLGTWTYDGTVVVINPESDRPDLSNFMESGEWVMKDYRGWKHWVYYACCPDTPYLDITYHFLMQRLPLYFIVNVIIPCLLFSFLTGLVFYLPTDSGEKMTLSISVLLSLTVFLLVIVELIPSTSSAVPLIGKYMLFTMVFVIASIIITVIVINTHHRSPSTHTMPHWVRKIFIDTIPNVMFFSTMKRPSRDKQDKNIFAEDIDISDISGKSGSVPVNFYSPLTKNPDVKNAIEGIKYIAETMKSDQEASNAAEEWKFVAMVLDHLLLGIFMLVCFIGTLAVFAGRLIELNQQG
- the CHRNA1 gene encoding acetylcholine receptor subunit alpha isoform X2, producing the protein MFLSLLPGPLPSLLKPDDLNCKEHSQIYSGKGVPAIVLKGFSPSRVCGTGALHIHQHERACVPRAACPTAGLGLCYEDETRLVEDLFSNYNKVVRPVEDHRDAVVVTVGLQLIQLISVDEVNQIVTTNVRLKQQWTDVNLRWNPDDYGGVKKIRIPSDDIWRPDLVLYNNADGDFAIVKYTKVLLEHTGRITWTPPAIFKSYCEIIVTHFPFDQQNCSMKLGTWTYDGTVVVINPESDRPDLSNFMESGEWVMKDYRGWKHWVYYACCPDTPYLDITYHFLMQRLPLYFIVNVIIPCLLFSFLTGLVFYLPTDSGEKMTLSISVLLSLTVFLLVIVELIPSTSSAVPLIGKYMLFTMVFVIASIIITVIVINTHHRSPSTHTMPHWVRKIFIDTIPNVMFFSTMKRPSRDKQDKNIFAEDIDISDISGKSGSVPVNFYSPLTKNPDVKNAIEGIKYIAETMKSDQEASNAAEEWKFVAMVLDHLLLGIFMLVCFIGTLAVFAGRLIELNQQG